A single Crateriforma conspicua DNA region contains:
- a CDS encoding FHA domain-containing protein, which translates to MLVKLKVCTGSHEGKEIAVASEKFLVGRSESCQLRPKSESVSRKHCILVLRNGRVLLQDLKSRNGTFVNDKRLPPDKAKVLKPGDRLRIGKLEFEILIEHGLNAAKKPEVKNVGDAAERVVQSGAEESRFEDIDVSSWLDEADQIDRVRQLADPETRQFHIDASESVDAEHGTNSDSDSGELSVEESDKPKRPSKQKPGKLPDNVRRNLTENSRDAADDALKRFFTGR; encoded by the coding sequence ATGCTGGTCAAGCTGAAAGTCTGCACGGGAAGTCACGAAGGAAAAGAGATCGCGGTCGCGTCCGAGAAGTTCTTGGTCGGACGCAGCGAATCTTGCCAACTTCGCCCCAAGAGCGAATCGGTCAGCCGCAAGCATTGCATCTTGGTGTTACGAAACGGTCGCGTCCTGCTGCAGGACCTAAAAAGCCGCAATGGAACCTTTGTCAACGACAAACGCTTGCCACCGGACAAGGCCAAGGTTCTGAAGCCCGGTGATCGTTTGCGAATCGGCAAACTGGAATTTGAAATTCTGATCGAACACGGTCTGAATGCCGCCAAGAAGCCCGAAGTCAAAAACGTGGGTGATGCGGCCGAACGCGTGGTTCAATCGGGTGCCGAGGAAAGCCGCTTCGAAGATATCGACGTCAGCAGTTGGCTGGACGAAGCCGACCAAATTGATCGCGTGCGTCAGTTGGCGGATCCAGAAACCCGACAGTTTCATATCGATGCATCGGAGTCGGTGGACGCGGAACACGGCACCAACAGCGACAGTGACAGCGGCGAATTGTCCGTCGAAGAATCGGACAAGCCCAAGCGACCTTCGAAACAAAAGCCGGGCAAGTTGCCCGACAATGTGCGACGCAACTTGACGGAAAACTCACGCGACGCTGCCGACGACGCGTTGAAACGTTTCTTCACCGGACGCTGA
- the rnr gene encoding ribonuclease R translates to MEVSQQLTDRLMQLVHTAEYRPSKPKHIAAALKLDPDEYRELRRVIKQLVIEGRLVYGGNHLVIPASAFEGGSDTLRGKFRRAMGGGFGFVRPGDGGNDRDAEVPDDIFVPPGKTMGALEGDIVEVRIEPGRRGGTEGEVVQVLQRVRRQFTGTFQNEQGSPVVYLDGTPYEHPVHVGDVRGMPLTADDKVFVELVEFPGEDGLGGEAVILERLGTSKNPAIDTLSIMRQFALPDHFPEAVLDDARQAADAFDDESVPDDRLDLTDKLTITIDPRDARDFDDAISLEREDGRWRLWVHIADVSHFVRPGGPLDRDAQNRATSVYLPDRVVPMIPEIISNHLASLQPEKMRLTKTVEIEYTDDLVITHTEVHNAAIRSDMRLNYEQVDRFLADPLQHRGKWGDAVCDLLSRMHELAMHIRRRRFKSGSLSMDMPDIKLDLDRTGKVKGAYLVEHTESHQIIEEFMLAANQAVATWLDDQELNFLHRIHAPPERRKLRQLSTFLQDLGLTKQSVESRFEIQAILDAVAGKPLENAVNFAVLKAMSKAIYAPNREGHYALDMEHYCHFTSPIRRYPDLSVHRLVQRLIENRSPANESSRPDDSFAELVKLGHHCSDMERNAQQAERELIELKLLHFLKKKVGETLSAVISRVFADGLHARCIKLPVDGFIPVSSLPKDQYRFERRGQMIVGFKKGNQFRLGDQLTVKIANVDLQDRQLFLEVVTNHSASSSADRPRERNSKKPKYKAKRQTERRAKKKRRKR, encoded by the coding sequence ATGGAAGTCTCTCAACAATTGACCGACCGCCTCATGCAGTTGGTCCATACGGCCGAATATCGCCCCAGCAAACCGAAACACATCGCAGCCGCTTTGAAGCTGGATCCGGATGAGTATCGCGAATTGCGGCGTGTCATCAAACAATTGGTCATCGAAGGCCGCTTGGTCTACGGCGGCAACCATTTGGTCATTCCGGCCAGTGCGTTCGAAGGCGGATCGGACACTCTGCGCGGCAAGTTTCGCCGCGCCATGGGCGGCGGATTCGGGTTCGTCCGCCCCGGCGATGGCGGCAACGATCGTGACGCCGAAGTCCCCGACGATATCTTTGTGCCACCCGGCAAAACGATGGGGGCCTTGGAAGGCGACATTGTCGAAGTCCGCATCGAACCCGGACGGCGTGGCGGCACCGAGGGCGAAGTCGTTCAGGTTCTGCAGCGGGTTCGCCGCCAGTTCACCGGCACGTTTCAAAACGAACAGGGATCTCCGGTCGTTTACCTGGATGGGACGCCGTACGAACACCCGGTCCATGTCGGGGACGTTCGGGGGATGCCGTTGACGGCCGACGACAAAGTCTTTGTCGAACTGGTGGAATTCCCCGGTGAAGACGGCTTGGGCGGTGAAGCGGTCATCCTGGAACGACTGGGCACCAGCAAGAACCCTGCGATCGACACACTGTCGATCATGCGGCAATTTGCATTGCCCGACCACTTCCCCGAAGCGGTGTTAGACGACGCCCGCCAGGCCGCCGACGCTTTTGACGACGAATCGGTGCCGGACGACCGGCTGGACCTGACCGACAAACTGACGATCACCATCGACCCGCGTGACGCGCGTGATTTCGACGACGCGATCTCGCTGGAACGCGAAGACGGCCGTTGGCGATTGTGGGTCCACATCGCCGATGTCAGTCATTTCGTACGTCCCGGCGGCCCGCTGGACCGCGACGCCCAGAACCGTGCGACCAGTGTCTACCTGCCCGACCGCGTTGTACCGATGATCCCTGAAATCATCAGCAACCATTTGGCCAGCTTGCAGCCGGAAAAGATGCGGCTGACCAAAACCGTCGAAATTGAATACACCGATGACCTGGTCATCACGCACACCGAAGTGCACAACGCGGCGATCCGCAGTGACATGCGATTGAACTATGAACAAGTCGATCGCTTCTTGGCCGACCCGCTACAGCATCGCGGCAAATGGGGCGACGCGGTTTGCGATCTGTTGTCACGGATGCATGAACTGGCGATGCACATCCGGCGACGTCGATTCAAATCGGGATCACTGTCGATGGACATGCCCGACATCAAACTGGATTTGGATCGCACCGGTAAAGTCAAAGGTGCCTATCTGGTCGAACACACCGAAAGCCACCAGATCATCGAAGAATTCATGCTGGCGGCCAACCAAGCGGTGGCAACTTGGCTGGACGACCAAGAATTGAATTTCCTGCACCGCATTCACGCCCCGCCCGAGCGGCGCAAGTTGCGGCAACTGTCGACGTTCCTACAAGACCTGGGATTGACCAAACAGTCGGTTGAAAGCCGATTTGAAATCCAGGCGATCCTGGATGCCGTTGCGGGCAAGCCGCTTGAAAACGCGGTCAATTTTGCCGTGCTGAAAGCGATGAGCAAAGCGATCTACGCGCCCAACCGCGAAGGTCACTACGCCTTGGACATGGAACACTATTGTCACTTCACCAGCCCCATCCGTCGGTATCCCGATTTGTCGGTGCACCGATTGGTCCAGCGATTGATTGAAAATCGTTCGCCTGCGAACGAAAGTTCACGTCCGGACGATTCGTTCGCCGAATTGGTCAAGCTCGGCCATCATTGCAGCGACATGGAACGCAACGCGCAACAGGCCGAACGGGAACTGATCGAACTGAAATTGCTGCACTTCTTGAAAAAGAAGGTTGGTGAAACGTTGTCCGCGGTCATCAGCCGCGTTTTCGCCGATGGGCTGCACGCGCGATGCATCAAATTACCGGTCGACGGATTCATTCCCGTCTCCAGTTTGCCCAAAGACCAGTACCGTTTTGAACGACGCGGTCAAATGATCGTCGGATTCAAAAAGGGGAACCAATTTCGCCTCGGCGACCAACTGACGGTGAAGATCGCAAACGTCGATCTACAGGACCGTCAATTGTTTTTGGAAGTGGTGACCAACCACAGTGCTTCATCGTCGGCGGATCGTCCGCGCGAGCGGAACAGCAAAAAACCGAAATACAAAGCCAAGCGACAGACGGAACGGCGTGCGAAAAAGAAACGTCGCAAACGCTAA
- the gcvPB gene encoding aminomethyl-transferring glycine dehydrogenase subunit GcvPB translates to MRNQQATNLLFELSRPGRRAHRLDDLDIDSPDVEHLIPDEHRADQPPPLPELAEGDVVRHFVGLSTLNMSVDTHFYPLGSCTMKYNPKRNERLASLPGILDVHPMQSEGTTQGLLALLYDLQNMLAEISGLPGVSLQPAAGAHGELTALLVAAAYFRDSGEDRKIVLTADSAHGTNPASAQMAGFKTKAVKSNADGLVDMDDLRAKLDDQTAVFMLTNPNTLGLFDSQIKEITDLVHQAGALIYLDGANMNAILGITRPGDFGADLMHFNPHKTFSGPHGGGGPGAGPICVRDFLAPYLPSPIVDKDDQGTYRLRRPDSSIGRVRSFFGNVGVLVRAYLYIRTYGGEGLRRVSEDALLGANYLLSKVKHIMDVPHGERCMHEFVASATKLKKQHGLSAMDLAKRILDYGFHAPTVYFPLVVDEAVMIEPTETESKETLDAFAEALFRITEEAGDLVHQAPHTTRISRPDDVTAARRPVLRWQPKSETD, encoded by the coding sequence ATGCGAAACCAACAAGCCACCAATCTGCTGTTTGAATTAAGCCGTCCCGGACGCCGTGCCCATCGGTTGGACGACCTGGACATTGATTCGCCAGACGTCGAACACTTGATTCCTGATGAACATCGGGCCGATCAACCACCACCGTTGCCGGAGTTGGCTGAGGGCGATGTCGTCCGTCACTTCGTCGGTTTATCGACGCTGAACATGAGCGTGGATACCCATTTTTATCCGCTGGGTTCCTGCACGATGAAGTACAACCCCAAGCGGAACGAACGCCTGGCATCGCTGCCCGGCATCCTTGATGTGCACCCGATGCAATCCGAAGGCACCACGCAAGGTTTGCTGGCGTTGTTGTATGACCTGCAAAACATGCTGGCGGAAATCAGCGGCCTGCCCGGTGTGTCGCTGCAACCTGCCGCCGGTGCGCACGGTGAACTGACTGCGTTGCTGGTGGCGGCTGCCTATTTCCGTGACTCCGGTGAAGACCGCAAAATCGTCTTGACGGCCGATTCGGCGCACGGCACCAACCCGGCCAGCGCCCAGATGGCCGGATTCAAGACCAAGGCGGTCAAAAGCAATGCCGACGGTTTGGTCGACATGGACGATTTACGCGCCAAGCTGGATGACCAAACGGCCGTCTTCATGTTGACCAACCCCAACACCTTGGGCTTGTTCGATTCACAGATCAAGGAAATCACCGACCTGGTGCACCAGGCGGGAGCCCTGATTTATTTGGACGGTGCCAACATGAATGCGATCCTTGGCATCACGCGGCCTGGTGATTTCGGCGCCGACCTGATGCACTTCAATCCACACAAGACGTTCTCCGGACCGCACGGTGGTGGTGGCCCAGGTGCCGGTCCGATTTGTGTTCGTGATTTCCTGGCGCCGTACCTGCCATCACCGATCGTTGATAAAGACGATCAGGGAACGTACCGATTGCGACGACCGGACAGCAGCATTGGTCGTGTTCGCAGCTTCTTTGGCAATGTCGGCGTTTTGGTGCGGGCGTACCTTTACATCCGGACCTACGGTGGCGAAGGACTCCGTCGCGTCAGCGAAGACGCACTACTGGGTGCGAATTATTTGCTAAGCAAAGTCAAGCACATCATGGATGTTCCGCACGGCGAACGCTGCATGCACGAATTCGTCGCATCGGCGACCAAGCTGAAGAAACAACATGGTTTATCAGCGATGGACCTGGCCAAGCGAATCCTGGACTACGGATTTCATGCCCCCACCGTCTATTTCCCCCTGGTCGTCGATGAAGCCGTGATGATCGAACCGACCGAGACGGAAAGCAAAGAAACGCTGGACGCATTTGCCGAAGCACTGTTCCGAATCACCGAAGAAGCCGGCGACTTGGTTCACCAGGCGCCTCATACGACACGTATCAGCCGACCGGACGACGTGACCGCGGCGCGGCGTCCCGTGCTGCGGTGGCAGCCGAAATCCGAAACCGATTGA
- the gcvPA gene encoding aminomethyl-transferring glycine dehydrogenase subunit GcvPA: MAYLFHTDADRAQMLASIGADSVQQIIDQQVPQDVQLQRSLNLGDAAGELTLESEMRRLAAQNSSASSHACFLGCGAYDHFIPAAVDEIASRGEYYTSYTPYQAEVSQGNLQVMFEYETLITQITGLAVSNASLYDGGSAATEGVLMALASVRNREKVITSEAVHPEYRDILEAYLKNIGATLVTVPVGDNGDSSAIISAIDEQTACVLIQHPNFLGRLEDVTAIADAAHSKGALLVQSFDPISTGLLKRPGDLGADIAVAEGQCLGNPLQYGGPYLGIMACREDLVRRLPGRIAGQTTDRRGNRCWVLTLQTREQHIRREKATSNICSNQTLLALRATVYLSLLGPEGLRETASHCLRKADYAKRRITASDRFDIVHDGPVFKEFVVRDRSDDVDGLLRHAESQGILAGVALGQFDPSMNDCFLVAVTEKRSRDDIDRLAAVLSDAPCRSAVASA, encoded by the coding sequence ATGGCCTATCTATTTCACACCGACGCCGACCGTGCACAAATGTTGGCATCGATCGGCGCCGATTCGGTCCAGCAGATCATCGACCAACAAGTCCCCCAAGATGTCCAGCTGCAGCGGTCGCTGAACCTGGGCGATGCGGCCGGTGAACTAACGCTTGAATCGGAGATGCGTCGGCTTGCCGCCCAAAACTCTTCGGCCTCCAGCCACGCGTGCTTCTTAGGTTGTGGCGCGTACGACCATTTCATCCCCGCAGCGGTCGATGAAATTGCATCTCGCGGCGAATACTACACCTCGTACACGCCGTATCAGGCCGAGGTCAGCCAGGGCAATCTGCAGGTGATGTTCGAATACGAAACTTTGATCACCCAAATCACCGGATTAGCCGTCAGCAACGCCAGCCTATACGACGGTGGTTCGGCGGCCACCGAAGGCGTCCTGATGGCGTTGGCGTCGGTTCGCAACCGTGAAAAGGTCATCACCAGCGAAGCCGTCCACCCGGAATACCGCGATATTCTGGAAGCCTATCTGAAAAACATCGGCGCCACTTTGGTCACGGTTCCCGTTGGTGACAACGGGGATTCGTCAGCGATCATTTCGGCCATCGATGAACAAACCGCCTGCGTGCTGATCCAGCACCCCAATTTCTTGGGGCGATTGGAAGACGTCACCGCCATCGCCGATGCGGCACATTCCAAGGGCGCGTTGCTGGTTCAATCATTCGATCCGATCAGCACCGGATTGCTGAAACGCCCCGGTGACTTGGGGGCCGACATCGCGGTGGCGGAAGGCCAATGTCTGGGCAACCCATTGCAATATGGCGGTCCTTACCTGGGCATCATGGCGTGCCGCGAAGATCTGGTACGACGCCTGCCGGGGCGAATCGCCGGGCAAACCACCGACCGCCGCGGAAATCGCTGCTGGGTCCTGACGTTGCAAACGCGGGAACAACACATCCGTCGCGAAAAGGCGACCAGTAACATCTGCAGTAACCAAACGTTGCTGGCGTTGCGGGCGACCGTCTACCTCAGTTTGCTGGGCCCCGAAGGCCTACGCGAAACCGCGTCACACTGCCTGCGGAAAGCTGATTACGCCAAGCGACGCATCACCGCGTCGGACCGATTCGACATCGTCCACGACGGACCGGTGTTCAAGGAGTTCGTCGTCCGCGACCGATCCGATGATGTCGACGGTTTGCTGCGGCATGCCGAATCCCAGGGCATCCTGGCCGGCGTTGCCTTGGGCCAGTTCGACCCGTCCATGAACGATTGCTTCCTCGTGGCGGTGACGGAAAAACGCAGCCGCGACGACATCGACCGGTTGGCCGCTGTCCTCTCCGACGCGCCCTGCCGTTCGGCCGTGGCATCCGCCTAG
- the gcvT gene encoding glycine cleavage system aminomethyltransferase GcvT produces MNLAPATTPLDSWHRQAGGKMVDFAGYALPVQYAGGGIVAEHQACRTAAALFDVSHMGRLRFDGVGSEALLDHLLTRRVSDMPVGRVRYGLLCNAEGGVLDDVLVSHLETPSGQRYHLMVVNASNRQKIWKWIQPHLDDFPGVTLTDRTELTAMIAVQGPKAIELCDRLFKVPPSRLKYYRATVTEQFQKPAIVSRTGYTGEDGFELIVRAEDAPRVWENLLLAGRDHGVIAAGLGARDTLRLEAGMPLYGHELTEQIDPLSAGLSFACNLKDRSFIGDEALRQIADRGPEKVRIGLLPEGKRPAREGCDVVSSDGQVIGRVTSGAPSPTLGRPIAMASIDAAQADNQRFEIDIRGKRVAAIRTALPFYKR; encoded by the coding sequence ATGAATTTGGCCCCGGCCACCACGCCGTTAGATTCCTGGCACCGCCAAGCCGGTGGGAAAATGGTCGACTTTGCCGGCTACGCGCTGCCGGTTCAATACGCCGGGGGCGGAATCGTCGCCGAGCATCAAGCATGCCGCACAGCGGCGGCACTCTTTGACGTCTCGCACATGGGACGCCTGCGTTTCGATGGCGTGGGCAGCGAAGCGTTGCTGGATCACTTACTGACACGCCGCGTCAGTGACATGCCGGTTGGCCGAGTGCGATACGGATTGCTCTGTAATGCCGAAGGCGGTGTGTTGGACGACGTCCTGGTTTCACATCTGGAAACACCGTCCGGCCAGCGGTATCACCTGATGGTGGTCAACGCCAGCAACCGCCAAAAGATTTGGAAATGGATCCAACCTCATTTGGACGATTTCCCCGGCGTCACACTGACCGACCGGACGGAATTGACCGCGATGATCGCTGTCCAAGGCCCCAAGGCTATCGAACTGTGCGATCGCCTGTTCAAGGTGCCGCCGTCGCGTCTGAAGTATTACCGCGCCACGGTCACCGAACAGTTCCAGAAACCTGCGATCGTCAGCCGAACGGGTTACACCGGCGAAGACGGATTTGAATTGATCGTGCGTGCCGAAGACGCACCGCGTGTATGGGAAAACTTGTTGTTGGCCGGACGGGACCATGGCGTGATTGCGGCGGGTCTGGGCGCACGCGATACGCTGCGTTTGGAAGCCGGCATGCCATTGTACGGTCACGAATTGACCGAACAGATTGACCCGTTGTCGGCCGGACTTTCGTTCGCCTGCAACCTGAAGGACCGATCTTTCATCGGCGACGAAGCGCTGCGTCAGATTGCCGATCGCGGTCCCGAAAAGGTGCGCATTGGATTGTTGCCCGAAGGAAAACGTCCGGCCCGCGAAGGTTGTGACGTCGTTTCATCCGACGGCCAAGTGATCGGACGTGTCACCAGCGGCGCCCCATCGCCGACTCTGGGACGACCGATCGCGATGGCCAGCATCGATGCGGCCCAAGCCGACAACCAGCGATTCGAAATCGACATTCGCGGCAAACGCGTCGCGGCGATTCGGACCGCCCTGCCCTTCTACAAACGCTGA
- the gcvH gene encoding glycine cleavage system protein GcvH, with amino-acid sequence MARDTSKLRYAETHEWVDAGDDGVATIGISAFAIEQLNDLVYMDLPEVGKDVAVGDEIGEVESVKAVSPLYSPVSGQVVEVHTELPDNLDNLKEDPYEFGWIIKIKMTDASEVENLMDHAAYEKQCSEAG; translated from the coding sequence ATGGCCCGTGACACATCCAAACTTCGCTACGCGGAAACTCATGAGTGGGTCGATGCCGGCGATGACGGCGTCGCAACGATCGGCATCTCCGCCTTCGCGATCGAACAGTTGAACGACTTGGTCTACATGGACCTGCCCGAAGTCGGAAAAGATGTCGCCGTGGGTGACGAAATCGGTGAAGTCGAATCGGTCAAAGCGGTCAGCCCTTTGTACAGCCCGGTATCCGGACAGGTGGTCGAAGTTCACACCGAGTTGCCAGACAACTTGGACAACCTGAAAGAAGACCCATACGAATTCGGATGGATCATCAAGATCAAGATGACCGATGCGTCGGAGGTCGAAAACTTGATGGACCATGCGGCCTACGAAAAACAGTGCAGCGAAGCGGGCTGA
- a CDS encoding lipoate--protein ligase family protein: protein MTVAKPFSLRLFQPSEFDGPTNMAIDQALLESVASGAPGCLRFYTWKGPTLSLGYFQSSADRHDHAHSRNIDLVRRSSGGGAIVHHRELTYSLVVPQPRRQAATRTDLYEIMHGSVTDMLRGYGISAVRWASVSRPSVVPLPADGSTPSPFLCFQRRTDEDLLVAGYKVLGSAQRRSGDAVLQHGSLVLSVSPHAPELPGIAELSGTRLTATEIADRWCATLAENQHWRFQEAEIPASVVDRAAIIRDQRFDESSWTHRR, encoded by the coding sequence ATGACGGTCGCGAAACCTTTCTCGCTGCGATTGTTTCAACCCAGCGAATTTGACGGCCCGACCAACATGGCCATCGATCAGGCGCTGTTGGAATCGGTCGCATCGGGTGCCCCCGGATGTCTTCGTTTCTACACCTGGAAGGGCCCGACACTTTCACTGGGATACTTTCAGTCGTCGGCCGACCGCCACGATCACGCACACAGTCGAAACATCGACTTGGTACGTCGCAGCAGCGGCGGCGGCGCGATCGTCCACCATCGGGAATTGACGTACAGCCTGGTCGTCCCGCAACCCCGTCGGCAAGCGGCCACGCGAACCGATCTGTATGAAATCATGCACGGCAGCGTGACCGACATGCTTCGCGGGTATGGAATCTCCGCGGTCCGTTGGGCAAGCGTATCCAGGCCATCCGTGGTGCCGTTGCCGGCGGACGGGTCAACACCGTCACCTTTCCTTTGTTTCCAGCGACGCACCGACGAAGATCTGCTGGTGGCCGGCTACAAAGTGCTGGGTAGCGCCCAACGTCGCAGCGGTGACGCGGTGCTGCAACACGGCAGTCTGGTGCTGTCTGTCAGCCCACACGCCCCTGAATTACCGGGAATTGCCGAGCTGTCGGGGACCCGGCTGACGGCAACAGAAATCGCCGATCGATGGTGCGCAACGCTGGCCGAAAACCAGCATTGGCGGTTCCAGGAAGCCGAAATCCCCGCGTCGGTAGTTGACCGAGCCGCAATCATCCGCGACCAAAGATTCGACGAATCTTCTTGGACACACCGCCGCTAA
- a CDS encoding RNA polymerase sigma factor — translation MSTAETNAALARRACSDRAALSQLLVRHQSVVFQACFRWLQHRQDAEDVTQETFARAAKYIDRFDPDKPFGPWLLSIATNRCRTWLSKQSRQPAMSALADANCPVGQPDTVLLREELHLALRQLPVKQREAFELFHEHGIGYDEIARRLRCPTGTAKTWVHRARRAMMQHLRNRDVTPAIRPDEPVTPAVAPTPSFVSETQP, via the coding sequence GTGTCGACAGCCGAAACCAACGCGGCTCTGGCACGTCGCGCGTGTTCCGATCGGGCCGCGCTGTCACAATTGCTGGTGCGTCATCAATCGGTCGTCTTTCAAGCTTGTTTTCGCTGGCTTCAACATCGCCAAGATGCCGAAGACGTGACACAGGAAACGTTCGCACGCGCGGCGAAGTACATCGATCGTTTCGATCCCGACAAGCCTTTTGGTCCGTGGCTTCTATCGATCGCGACCAACCGTTGTCGAACTTGGCTGTCCAAACAATCGCGTCAACCGGCCATGTCGGCGTTGGCGGATGCCAATTGCCCGGTGGGCCAACCGGACACGGTCCTGCTTCGTGAAGAATTGCACCTCGCGCTGCGGCAGTTGCCCGTCAAGCAGCGTGAGGCCTTCGAATTGTTTCATGAACATGGCATCGGTTACGACGAAATCGCCAGGCGACTGCGTTGCCCAACCGGAACCGCCAAGACTTGGGTTCACCGTGCACGCCGTGCCATGATGCAGCACTTGCGGAACCGTGATGTCACGCCGGCGATTCGCCCCGACGAACCGGTGACGCCAGCGGTTGCCCCGACGCCGTCTTTCGTTTCGGAGACCCAACCATGA